A window of the Sphingobium sp. CAP-1 genome harbors these coding sequences:
- a CDS encoding HlyD family type I secretion periplasmic adaptor subunit: protein MKESLSRHWDILRQSLAMERAAAGRTPPRETEFLPAALEIIESPPSPAGRLLLWLLCGFLGIALLWSVLAKVDIIVAAPGRVSPLDSVQTVSWGGSGSDAEGSVGVVRALRVAEGDRVRRGQLLIALDPTLVGAQSDQARRGLGSAQVEAARSRALVGYLATGRMAMPDVPGLSAQDMTVQRQLVRSTIGEYAARAAGIDQQRAEKQAQLDSAVRQRAMMTDTLALLDKEIAMRGELAAKGYQSKVSVYQIQQVRIERLRDMEQQESLAAQARAALADLAQQRAQLREALARGSLTDLSKATDDASLRAQELAKAQRRGALLQIRAPVDGTVEQLKVRTVGGTVQAAQPLLNIVPSGGPLFVEALVPNGEIGFVRLGQRVQVKVDAFPFTDYGMLHGVVTSIGRDSVQGLDEDSRPDPAAPTGFKVRVRLDDNALRSGDCRPGSTDCHILRLSSGMRVQAEIRTGRRRIIQYLLSPLMQAGAEAGRER from the coding sequence ATGAAGGAGAGCCTGAGCCGCCACTGGGACATACTGCGCCAGTCGCTGGCGATGGAGCGCGCCGCCGCCGGACGGACCCCACCGCGCGAAACCGAATTCCTTCCCGCCGCGCTGGAGATCATCGAAAGCCCGCCCAGCCCCGCCGGCCGCCTGCTGCTCTGGCTGCTCTGCGGCTTTCTGGGCATCGCCCTGCTGTGGAGCGTGCTGGCGAAGGTCGACATCATCGTCGCCGCGCCCGGCCGCGTGTCGCCGCTGGACAGCGTGCAGACGGTCAGTTGGGGCGGATCGGGCAGCGATGCGGAGGGGTCGGTCGGCGTGGTCCGCGCCCTGCGCGTGGCGGAAGGCGACCGGGTGCGCCGGGGGCAATTGCTGATCGCGCTCGACCCGACCTTGGTCGGCGCCCAGTCCGATCAGGCGCGGCGTGGACTGGGCAGCGCACAGGTGGAAGCGGCACGATCGCGGGCGCTGGTCGGCTATCTGGCGACCGGGCGCATGGCGATGCCCGATGTGCCGGGCCTGTCGGCGCAGGATATGACGGTGCAGCGGCAACTCGTCCGCTCCACCATCGGCGAATATGCGGCACGCGCCGCCGGCATCGACCAGCAGCGCGCGGAAAAGCAGGCCCAGCTCGATTCCGCCGTGCGCCAGCGGGCGATGATGACCGACACGCTCGCCCTGCTGGACAAGGAAATCGCGATGCGCGGCGAACTGGCGGCCAAGGGTTATCAGTCCAAAGTGTCAGTCTACCAGATCCAGCAGGTGCGGATCGAGCGGCTGCGCGACATGGAGCAGCAGGAGAGTCTGGCGGCGCAGGCACGCGCAGCGCTGGCCGATCTGGCGCAACAGCGGGCGCAATTGCGCGAAGCACTGGCGCGCGGCAGCCTGACCGACCTTAGCAAGGCGACCGACGACGCCAGCCTGCGCGCTCAGGAACTGGCCAAGGCGCAGCGGCGCGGCGCCCTGCTCCAGATTCGCGCGCCGGTGGACGGCACGGTCGAGCAACTGAAGGTGCGGACGGTCGGCGGGACGGTGCAGGCGGCGCAGCCCCTGCTCAACATCGTGCCCAGCGGCGGGCCTTTGTTCGTCGAGGCGCTGGTGCCCAATGGCGAGATCGGCTTCGTGCGGCTGGGGCAGCGCGTGCAGGTGAAGGTCGATGCCTTCCCCTTCACCGATTATGGGATGCTGCACGGCGTCGTCACCTCGATCGGCCGGGATTCGGTGCAGGGGCTGGATGAGGACAGCCGGCCAGATCCCGCCGCGCCGACCGGCTTCAAGGTGCGGGTGCGGCTCGATGACAATGCGCTGCGATCGGGCGATTGCCGGCCCGGCTCGACCGACTGCCATATATTGCGGCTGAGTTCGGGGATGCGGGTGCAGGCGGAAATCCGCACCGGCCGGCGACGGATCATCCAATATCTGCTGTCGCCGCTGATGCAGGCAGGGGCCGAAGCCGGCCGCGAACGCTAA
- a CDS encoding aldolase/citrate lyase family protein, translating to MNKHEKRMLAILEEAKKNYGVLAVKAEFEAEGTRVDELLRLLEIARRAGVKVAIKIGGCEAIRDLIECRLYGVDYIIAPMVETPYALKKFIDAKDKVFPADEQQDISFLFNVETRQTFDQLAELGEVAQKGGVGMVFGRVDFAGSMGHNRDFVNSDDMAGFVNSVADVCRDKKLELVVGGGVSPASVPLLSGARKRRLDRFETRKVIFDGAVLENGRAEAGMELAIEFELLWLKNKRDYYRGIAAEDEARIAMMEARQTSTAKKAA from the coding sequence GTGAACAAGCACGAAAAGCGGATGCTGGCCATCCTGGAAGAGGCGAAGAAGAATTACGGCGTCCTGGCGGTCAAGGCCGAGTTCGAGGCCGAAGGCACGCGCGTCGACGAACTGCTGCGCCTGCTGGAAATCGCACGCCGCGCGGGCGTCAAGGTCGCCATCAAGATCGGCGGCTGCGAAGCCATCCGTGACCTGATCGAATGCCGCCTCTACGGCGTCGACTATATCATCGCGCCGATGGTGGAGACGCCTTATGCGCTCAAGAAGTTCATCGACGCGAAGGACAAGGTGTTTCCGGCCGACGAACAGCAGGACATCAGCTTCCTGTTCAACGTCGAAACCCGCCAGACCTTCGACCAGCTCGCGGAGCTGGGCGAAGTGGCCCAGAAGGGCGGCGTCGGCATGGTCTTTGGCCGCGTCGATTTCGCCGGCTCGATGGGACATAATCGCGATTTCGTGAACAGCGACGATATGGCCGGCTTTGTGAATAGCGTGGCCGATGTCTGCCGCGACAAGAAGCTGGAACTGGTCGTCGGCGGCGGCGTCAGCCCGGCCTCCGTGCCGCTGCTGAGCGGCGCGCGCAAGCGCCGGCTCGACCGTTTCGAAACCCGCAAGGTGATCTTCGACGGCGCCGTGCTGGAAAATGGCCGGGCCGAAGCCGGCATGGAACTGGCGATCGAGTTCGAACTGCTGTGGCTCAAGAACAAGCGCGACTATTATCGCGGCATCGCGGCGGAAGATGAAGCGCGGATCGCCATGATGGAAGCTCGCCAGACGAGCACGGCCAAGAAGGCGGCCTGA
- a CDS encoding type I secretion system permease/ATPase has translation MGHEPPLAPQGVERESVDSGLASLVLLLAFHGRPADAEQIRRERGRGDDPFDADDIVRAARRLQVRARQVSAGIDDLAAMPLPAIARGSDGAFFILGKVDAGGPDGAPTALIQRADASAPEIWDQAMLEASFGGSLILLTTREQIAGDSRRFDISWFIPALVKYRAALRDVFLASFVLQVIALATPLFFQLLIDKVLAHDAMTTLAVLAFALLVVSLWEVVLGGLRTWLFAHTTARVDAELGAQMFRHLLSLPLAYFESRRVGDSVARVRELETIRDFLTSNAITLILDIFFTLIFFAVMLLYSPLLTLIVLLSIPAYVAISAFITPPLRRRLDEKFARGADNQAFLVESVSAVRTLKSMAVEPQMREKWERQIAGYTSTSFAVTQLANWGGQLVQFVSKLTMIALLYFGARQVMSGTMSVGALVAFNMLSSHVSGPILRLAQLWQNFQQVRISIDRLGDILNSRPEPQHDPTKAVLPPIAGRIAFDRVRFRYRPDSPEVLHEMSFDVAAGEMIGIVGPSGSGKSTLTKLVQRLYVATSGRVLVDGTDLTLVDPAWLRRQMGVVLQENELLNRSVRDNIALADPAAPMERVIAAAQMAGAHDFILELPHAYDTAIEERGANLSGGQRQRIAIARALLCDPRILILDEATSALDAESEAVIQRNLQAIAAGRTVIIIAHRLSAVRQCHRIMTVEGGTITEMGDHDGLLAANGRYAALFRSQMGLGGGAA, from the coding sequence ATGGGGCATGAACCGCCGCTGGCGCCGCAGGGCGTAGAGCGGGAGTCCGTCGACAGCGGTCTGGCGTCGCTCGTCCTGTTGCTCGCCTTTCACGGCCGACCGGCCGATGCCGAACAGATAAGGCGCGAGCGCGGCCGGGGCGACGATCCGTTCGACGCGGATGACATCGTCCGCGCCGCGCGCCGTCTCCAGGTCAGGGCGCGGCAGGTCAGCGCCGGAATCGATGATCTGGCCGCCATGCCCCTGCCCGCCATCGCGCGGGGCAGCGACGGCGCCTTCTTCATCCTGGGCAAGGTCGATGCCGGAGGGCCGGACGGCGCGCCCACCGCGCTCATCCAGCGCGCCGATGCGTCGGCGCCCGAAATCTGGGATCAGGCGATGCTGGAAGCGAGCTTTGGCGGCAGCCTGATCCTGCTGACCACGCGCGAGCAGATCGCCGGGGACAGCCGGCGCTTCGACATTAGCTGGTTCATCCCCGCGCTGGTCAAATATCGCGCCGCCCTGCGCGACGTGTTCCTGGCCAGTTTCGTGTTGCAGGTGATCGCGCTCGCCACCCCCCTTTTCTTCCAGTTGCTGATCGACAAGGTGCTGGCGCATGACGCGATGACGACGCTGGCGGTGCTGGCCTTCGCGCTGCTGGTGGTCAGCCTGTGGGAGGTTGTGCTGGGCGGGCTGCGCACCTGGCTGTTTGCCCACACGACCGCGCGGGTCGACGCCGAACTGGGCGCGCAGATGTTCCGCCATCTGCTCAGCCTGCCGCTCGCCTATTTCGAATCGCGCCGCGTCGGCGACAGCGTGGCGCGGGTGCGCGAACTGGAGACGATCCGCGATTTCCTGACCTCCAACGCGATCACATTGATCCTCGACATATTCTTCACGCTGATCTTCTTCGCGGTGATGCTGCTCTATTCGCCGCTGCTGACCCTGATCGTCCTGCTCTCCATCCCCGCCTATGTCGCCATTTCGGCCTTCATCACCCCGCCGCTGCGACGCCGGCTGGATGAGAAGTTCGCGCGCGGCGCCGACAATCAGGCCTTTCTGGTCGAAAGCGTGAGCGCGGTGCGGACGTTGAAGTCGATGGCGGTCGAACCGCAGATGCGCGAAAAATGGGAGCGGCAGATTGCCGGCTATACCAGCACCAGTTTCGCCGTGACCCAGCTTGCCAATTGGGGCGGCCAACTGGTGCAGTTCGTGTCCAAGCTGACGATGATCGCCCTGCTCTATTTCGGCGCGCGCCAGGTGATGAGCGGGACGATGAGCGTGGGCGCTCTGGTCGCCTTCAACATGCTGTCCTCTCACGTCTCCGGGCCGATCCTGCGACTGGCCCAGCTCTGGCAGAATTTCCAGCAGGTGCGCATCTCGATCGACCGGCTGGGCGACATATTGAACAGCCGCCCGGAACCGCAACATGATCCGACCAAGGCGGTGCTGCCCCCGATCGCGGGGCGCATCGCCTTCGACCGGGTCCGCTTCCGTTACCGCCCCGACAGCCCGGAAGTGCTGCATGAGATGAGTTTCGATGTCGCGGCGGGCGAGATGATCGGCATTGTCGGCCCGTCGGGATCGGGCAAAAGCACGCTGACCAAACTGGTCCAGCGCCTCTATGTCGCGACCAGCGGCCGGGTGCTGGTCGACGGCACGGACCTGACCCTGGTCGACCCCGCCTGGCTGCGGCGGCAGATGGGCGTCGTGTTGCAGGAAAATGAACTGCTCAATCGATCGGTGCGCGACAATATCGCGCTTGCCGATCCGGCCGCGCCGATGGAGCGGGTGATCGCGGCGGCGCAAATGGCCGGCGCGCACGACTTCATCCTGGAACTGCCGCACGCCTATGACACGGCGATCGAGGAGCGCGGCGCGAACCTGTCGGGCGGACAGCGCCAGCGCATCGCCATCGCCCGCGCGCTGCTGTGCGATCCACGCATCCTGATCCTGGACGAGGCCACCTCCGCGCTCGACGCCGAATCCGAAGCGGTCATCCAGCGCAATTTGCAGGCGATCGCCGCCGGCCGCACGGTCATCATCATCGCCCACCGCCTGTCGGCCGTGCGGCAATGTCACCGGATCATGACCGTCGAGGGCGGGACCATCACCGAAATGGGCGATCATGACGGGCTGCTCGCCGCCAATGGCCGCTATGCCGCGCTGTTCCGGTCGCAAATGGGCCTTGGCGGAGGCGCGGCATGA
- the rfbF gene encoding glucose-1-phosphate cytidylyltransferase: MTVKTVILAGGLGTRLGEETSLRPKPMVEVGGMPILWHIMKIYASHGVTDFVICLGYKGYMIKEFFANYFLHTADVTIDLSKNSMEVHENWSEPWRITLVETGTEAMTGGRLKAVRRYLEPGQPFCFTYGDGVSDIDISAQLAFHKKHGRKATITAVSPPGRFGALEFEGDLVRSFKEKPAGDGGLINGGFFVLDPSVIDLIDAPETIWEQQPLERLAEAGDLVAYRHDGFWQPMDTLRDKQHLEKLWAAGAPWKSW; this comes from the coding sequence GTGACCGTTAAGACTGTAATCCTCGCCGGTGGACTTGGCACACGGCTTGGCGAGGAAACCTCCCTGCGTCCCAAACCTATGGTCGAAGTCGGCGGAATGCCGATCTTGTGGCATATCATGAAAATCTACGCCAGCCACGGCGTAACGGATTTCGTGATCTGCCTTGGCTACAAAGGCTACATGATCAAGGAGTTTTTCGCCAATTACTTCCTGCATACGGCCGACGTGACGATCGACCTTTCCAAGAACAGCATGGAAGTACACGAAAACTGGAGCGAACCCTGGCGCATCACGCTGGTGGAAACCGGCACCGAAGCGATGACCGGCGGCCGCCTGAAAGCGGTGCGGCGCTATCTGGAGCCGGGCCAGCCCTTCTGCTTCACCTATGGCGACGGTGTTTCTGATATCGACATCTCCGCCCAGCTCGCATTTCACAAAAAACATGGGCGGAAAGCGACCATCACCGCCGTCTCTCCTCCAGGACGCTTCGGCGCGCTGGAGTTCGAGGGGGACTTGGTGCGGAGTTTCAAGGAAAAACCCGCCGGCGACGGTGGTCTGATCAACGGAGGCTTCTTCGTCCTCGATCCGTCGGTGATCGACCTGATCGATGCGCCCGAAACCATTTGGGAGCAGCAGCCGCTGGAACGCCTGGCGGAGGCCGGCGATCTCGTCGCCTATCGGCATGACGGCTTCTGGCAGCCGATGGACACGTTGCGCGACAAGCAGCATCTGGAAAAGCTGTGGGCCGCCGGAGCGCCGTGGAAATCATGGTAA
- the rfbH gene encoding lipopolysaccharide biosynthesis protein RfbH gives MTVEQAVANPARLADDCDEAELRALILDLTGEYARRFHAPKTFVPGESVVPVSGKVYDETDMRNLVDSSLDFWLTTGRYNEEFEAKLAKRLGVAHALTTNSGSSANLLALSTLTSHYFRGDALKPGDEVITVATGFPTTVNPSLQYGLTPVFVDVDIPTYNIKPEMIEAAVSDKTRAIMVAHTLGNPFDLGEVMRVAEKHNLWVVEDCCDALGATYDGKGVGTFGHIGTLSFYPAHHITMGEGGAVFTDKPRLKRVIESMRDWGRDCWCAPGMDNTCGKRFGRKLGSLPMGYDHKYTYGHAGYNLKITDMQAAVGLAQLGHLEGFIAARARNFAGLTERLRQFEDVLILPQATPNSEPSWFGFPITLRPGSNIDREELVQYLNEKKIGTRLLFGGNLLRQPYMKGRNYRVVGDLANADLVTTNTFWIGLYPGLTPDHLDYMADMLGAFLRKGA, from the coding sequence ATGACTGTTGAACAGGCCGTAGCCAATCCGGCTAGGCTGGCCGATGACTGCGACGAAGCGGAACTTCGCGCGCTCATCCTCGACCTGACGGGCGAATATGCGCGGCGTTTCCATGCGCCCAAGACGTTCGTGCCGGGGGAAAGCGTCGTTCCCGTGTCGGGCAAGGTCTATGACGAAACCGACATGCGCAATCTTGTCGACTCTTCGCTGGATTTCTGGCTGACGACGGGCCGCTATAATGAGGAATTTGAAGCGAAGCTGGCCAAGCGGCTGGGCGTCGCCCATGCGCTGACGACCAACAGCGGATCGTCGGCCAACCTGCTGGCGCTTTCCACGCTGACATCGCATTATTTCCGTGGCGACGCGCTGAAGCCGGGGGATGAGGTCATCACCGTGGCCACCGGCTTCCCCACGACCGTCAACCCGTCGCTGCAATATGGCCTGACGCCCGTTTTCGTCGATGTCGACATCCCGACCTATAATATCAAGCCGGAGATGATCGAGGCGGCGGTCAGCGACAAGACCCGCGCGATCATGGTCGCCCATACGCTGGGCAATCCGTTCGATCTGGGCGAGGTGATGCGCGTCGCGGAAAAACACAACCTGTGGGTGGTCGAGGATTGCTGCGACGCTCTGGGCGCCACCTATGACGGCAAGGGTGTGGGCACGTTCGGCCATATCGGCACGCTCAGCTTCTATCCCGCGCACCATATCACCATGGGCGAAGGCGGCGCCGTATTCACCGACAAGCCGCGGCTCAAGCGCGTCATCGAATCGATGCGCGACTGGGGCCGGGACTGCTGGTGCGCGCCGGGCATGGACAATACGTGCGGCAAGCGTTTCGGGCGCAAGCTCGGCTCCCTGCCCATGGGCTATGACCATAAATATACCTATGGCCATGCCGGCTACAATCTGAAGATCACCGACATGCAGGCGGCCGTCGGCCTTGCCCAGCTCGGCCATCTGGAAGGCTTCATCGCCGCGCGCGCGCGCAATTTCGCGGGTCTGACCGAAAGGCTGCGACAATTTGAGGACGTGCTGATCCTGCCGCAGGCGACGCCCAACAGCGAACCGTCCTGGTTCGGCTTCCCGATCACCCTCCGGCCGGGCAGCAATATCGACCGCGAGGAACTGGTCCAGTATCTCAACGAAAAGAAGATCGGGACGCGCCTGCTGTTTGGCGGCAACCTGCTCCGCCAGCCCTATATGAAGGGTCGCAATTATCGGGTCGTCGGGGATCTCGCCAATGCGGATCTGGTGACTACCAACACCTTCTGGATTGGGCTCTATCCCGGCCTGACCCCGGACCATCTCGACTATATGGCCGACATGCTCGGCGCGTTCCTCCGCAAGGGCGCGTGA
- the rfbG gene encoding CDP-glucose 4,6-dehydratase: protein MVRDDFWKGRRVFLTGHTGFKGSWLAMWLARMGANVTGFSLPAEEVSLFRQAGIADIVTHREGDIRDMAAVEAAVAEARPEILFHLAAQPLVRLSYECPTETFATNVQGTAHVLDACRRAPDLKAIVCVTSDKCYENREWIWPYRESDPMGGHDPYSASKGAAEILIASYRRSFFGAGPLLASVRAGNVIGGGDWAADRLIPDIVRALIAGEAPFIRSPASIRPWQHVLEALGGYLLIAQQLADGNAAMATGWNFGPADDDTRPVDWIADRMCAGWGGPAWRTEAQVQPHEAKILKLDCSKARNELGWRPALRLREALDYIVAWHRHVANGGDAAQVSFAQLDAYRNQLDRALSGENR, encoded by the coding sequence ATGGTAAGGGACGATTTCTGGAAAGGCCGCCGGGTCTTTCTGACCGGGCATACGGGGTTCAAGGGAAGCTGGCTGGCGATGTGGCTGGCCCGGATGGGTGCGAACGTCACCGGCTTTTCCCTGCCCGCCGAAGAGGTCAGCCTGTTCCGGCAGGCGGGGATCGCGGACATCGTCACCCACAGGGAAGGCGATATCCGCGACATGGCCGCGGTCGAGGCGGCCGTGGCGGAAGCGCGGCCGGAAATCCTGTTCCACCTCGCCGCGCAGCCGCTGGTGCGCCTGTCCTACGAATGCCCGACCGAAACCTTCGCGACCAATGTGCAGGGCACGGCGCATGTGCTGGACGCGTGCCGCCGCGCGCCCGATCTGAAGGCGATTGTCTGCGTCACCAGCGACAAATGCTATGAAAATCGCGAATGGATCTGGCCCTATCGCGAGAGCGATCCGATGGGGGGGCATGATCCCTACAGCGCCAGCAAGGGCGCGGCGGAGATTCTGATCGCCTCCTACCGGCGCAGCTTCTTCGGTGCCGGCCCGTTGCTTGCATCGGTGCGCGCGGGCAATGTCATTGGCGGCGGCGACTGGGCGGCCGACCGGCTGATCCCCGACATCGTCCGCGCCCTGATCGCCGGGGAAGCGCCCTTCATCCGTTCGCCCGCGTCGATCCGGCCCTGGCAGCATGTGCTGGAGGCGCTCGGCGGCTATCTGCTGATCGCGCAGCAACTGGCGGACGGCAATGCCGCCATGGCGACGGGGTGGAATTTCGGTCCGGCCGACGACGACACCCGGCCGGTCGACTGGATCGCCGACCGGATGTGCGCCGGGTGGGGCGGCCCGGCCTGGCGCACCGAAGCGCAGGTCCAGCCGCATGAGGCCAAGATACTGAAACTGGATTGTTCCAAGGCGCGCAACGAACTGGGCTGGCGCCCGGCATTGCGCCTGCGCGAAGCGTTGGATTATATCGTCGCCTGGCACCGGCATGTCGCCAATGGCGGCGATGCTGCGCAGGTATCCTTTGCACAATTAGATGCGTATCGTAATCAGCTTGATCGCGCCCTATCGGGGGAGAATAGGTAA